A genome region from Stenotrophomonas maltophilia includes the following:
- a CDS encoding OprO/OprP family phosphate-selective porin: protein MNHSTVLPLAALSVALGLLLASGHAGAQSTSPPPAPLSQAELSHLVQQQALQIQQLEARLRAVEGGQGTAAATPTPPAPALETRVAALESGQSKLPKVSWAKGAPEFSSADGNTVFRPRGRLFVDASSTDGSAVAERNVSGTEIRSVRLGAEGRYGTLGWVVEGDFADNAVAWKSVYATLDHTLFGLPADLTMGNRLNDRGIDGSSSTSNTPFQERNVVGTLMLPQRGLFGVGLTERVHGKGWHASLSVSGNDLNNAGTDNDSQTWATRVHWNPLDTADATVHLGAWAFHEKIPAGASGVVRSSAIAGHFNDLVKIAPGTLLGAERSTAYGAELAGFFGPAWATGEWGTRSLRGADASGRYGRDHEAWAISAGWFLAGALPSYSGKAGTWGKVKVADPVTRGGSGAWELKGRYEDVDYAELPSGGTGHAWTLGANWYLNDFSRVMFEAVRWQTRHRSGSAAGRDEGTTFNTRLQLAF, encoded by the coding sequence ATGAATCATTCCACCGTGCTGCCGCTGGCAGCGCTGTCGGTCGCGCTCGGCCTGCTGTTGGCCAGCGGTCACGCAGGCGCCCAGTCTACTTCGCCCCCGCCCGCACCACTGAGCCAGGCCGAACTGTCACACCTGGTGCAGCAGCAGGCGTTGCAGATCCAGCAACTGGAAGCTCGCCTCCGCGCCGTGGAGGGCGGGCAGGGCACTGCGGCCGCAACGCCCACGCCGCCCGCACCTGCGCTGGAGACGCGGGTGGCCGCACTGGAATCGGGACAGTCCAAGCTGCCCAAGGTCTCCTGGGCCAAGGGCGCACCGGAGTTCAGCAGTGCCGACGGCAATACGGTGTTCCGTCCCCGCGGCCGCCTGTTCGTCGATGCCTCAAGTACTGACGGTTCCGCGGTCGCCGAACGCAATGTTTCGGGTACCGAGATCCGTTCGGTGCGCCTGGGGGCAGAGGGACGCTACGGAACCCTGGGCTGGGTGGTGGAGGGTGACTTCGCCGACAACGCGGTGGCCTGGAAGTCGGTCTACGCCACGCTGGACCACACCCTGTTCGGCCTGCCGGCCGATCTCACGATGGGCAACCGCTTGAACGATCGCGGTATCGATGGCTCCAGCAGCACCTCCAACACGCCGTTCCAGGAACGCAACGTGGTCGGCACGTTGATGCTGCCGCAGCGCGGCCTGTTTGGTGTCGGGCTGACCGAGCGCGTGCATGGAAAGGGGTGGCACGCCAGCCTGTCGGTGTCCGGCAACGACCTCAACAACGCCGGCACCGACAACGACAGCCAGACCTGGGCCACGCGCGTCCACTGGAATCCGCTGGACACCGCTGACGCCACGGTGCATCTGGGCGCATGGGCCTTCCACGAGAAGATTCCCGCTGGGGCCAGCGGCGTGGTGCGCAGTTCGGCCATCGCAGGGCATTTCAACGATCTGGTCAAGATCGCGCCGGGCACACTGCTGGGTGCCGAGCGCAGCACCGCCTACGGTGCGGAACTGGCCGGCTTCTTCGGCCCGGCGTGGGCAACCGGCGAGTGGGGTACGCGAAGCCTGCGCGGGGCCGATGCCAGCGGGCGCTATGGTCGCGACCACGAGGCGTGGGCGATCTCGGCCGGCTGGTTCCTGGCGGGCGCGCTGCCGTCCTACTCGGGCAAGGCCGGCACGTGGGGCAAGGTGAAGGTGGCCGATCCGGTGACGCGCGGCGGCAGCGGTGCGTGGGAGCTGAAGGGCCGCTATGAGGACGTGGACTATGCCGAACTGCCCAGTGGCGGTACCGGCCACGCGTGGACACTGGGCGCGAACTGGTACCTCAACGATTTCAGCCGGGTGATGTTCGAAGCCGTGCGTTGGCAGACCCGCCACCGCAGCGGCAGTGCCGCGGGCAGGGATGAAGGCACCACCTTCAATACCCGGCTGCAGTTGGCCTTCTAG
- a CDS encoding 4-oxalomesaconate tautomerase — protein MSNDLLSIPCVLMRGGTSKGPFFLASDLPANTAERDRLLLEVMGSGHPLQIDGIGGGNALTSKVAIIDRSSRADADVDYLFAQVRVEQQVVDTSPNCGNMLAAVGPYAIERGLVQAQDPQTEVRIHNVNTGKLIIATVETPGGNVVYRGDTRIAGAPGSASPVRLSFLDAAGARTGKLLPSGHAQESIDGVPVSLVDCAMPMMLVRAEDLGVRGDASPAELNADATFMRRLEALRIQAGARMGIADAGNKVIPKPVLLSAPQQGGDLQVRYFMPHQCHTALAITGAVGLATAAVTPGTLAHTLVGCLSVPGSITLEHPSGALEVSLSRISDDTPVIASVVRTARRLFDGRVYATSPAHATASTTQDRQWTSAA, from the coding sequence ATGTCCAACGATCTGCTCAGCATTCCCTGCGTACTCATGCGCGGCGGCACCTCCAAGGGCCCGTTCTTCCTGGCCAGCGACCTTCCGGCGAACACCGCCGAACGCGATCGCCTGCTGTTGGAAGTGATGGGGTCGGGTCATCCGCTGCAGATCGACGGCATCGGTGGTGGCAACGCGCTGACCAGCAAGGTGGCCATCATCGACCGATCGAGCCGGGCAGATGCCGACGTGGACTATCTGTTCGCCCAGGTAAGGGTGGAGCAGCAGGTCGTGGACACGTCTCCCAACTGCGGCAACATGCTGGCGGCGGTGGGCCCGTATGCCATCGAGCGGGGGCTGGTGCAGGCTCAGGATCCGCAGACCGAGGTGCGCATCCACAACGTCAATACCGGCAAGCTGATCATCGCGACGGTGGAAACGCCTGGCGGCAATGTGGTCTACCGCGGTGATACGCGCATTGCCGGTGCGCCGGGCTCGGCCTCGCCGGTCAGGCTCTCTTTCCTTGATGCCGCGGGCGCCCGCACCGGCAAGCTGCTGCCCAGCGGGCACGCGCAGGAGTCCATCGATGGCGTCCCGGTCAGCCTGGTGGACTGCGCCATGCCGATGATGCTGGTGCGTGCCGAGGACCTGGGCGTACGGGGTGATGCTTCGCCCGCCGAACTGAACGCGGACGCGACGTTCATGCGCCGGCTGGAAGCGCTGCGCATCCAGGCAGGTGCCCGCATGGGCATCGCCGACGCCGGCAACAAGGTCATTCCCAAGCCGGTGCTGCTGTCGGCGCCGCAACAGGGGGGCGATCTGCAGGTGCGCTATTTCATGCCGCACCAATGCCACACCGCACTGGCCATCACCGGCGCGGTCGGCCTGGCCACCGCCGCCGTCACGCCGGGCACGCTGGCCCACACTTTGGTCGGATGCCTGTCCGTTCCCGGCAGCATTACCCTCGAACATCCGAGCGGGGCCCTGGAGGTGAGTCTCAGTCGCATTTCGGACGATACGCCGGTGATTGCCAGCGTGGTGCGCACCGCACGCCGACTGTTCGACGGTCGGGTATATGCAACGTCGCCCGCGCACGCCACGGCCAGTACCACCCAAGACCGCCAATGGACGTCAGCGGCATGA
- a CDS encoding ABC transporter ATP-binding protein has protein sequence MALNATVRQFNGAPQLEPAQTMVAINKVTMSFGEFTAVRDVDIQVGDGEFLAIVGPTGCGKSTILNSVAGLLKPSSGQVSIDGRAVSGVQESVGYLFQQDALLPWKTAYQNVELGLRFRGVPEAERKAKANAWLAKVGLAGFEHRYPHQLSGGQRKRVQMAQALIVEPKVILMDEPFSALDIHTRHLMQNELLRLWQEDRRSVILITHDLEEAIALGDRVVVLSSGPASRVVRSFDVDLERPRNVAEIKLDDRFTDLYRDIWACLRGEVEKSYARQD, from the coding sequence ATGGCCCTCAATGCCACCGTGCGCCAGTTCAATGGCGCACCGCAGCTGGAGCCTGCACAGACCATGGTCGCCATCAACAAGGTGACCATGTCCTTCGGCGAATTCACCGCCGTGCGTGATGTCGACATCCAGGTGGGTGACGGCGAGTTCCTTGCCATCGTCGGCCCGACCGGCTGCGGCAAGAGCACCATCCTCAATTCCGTGGCGGGTCTGCTGAAGCCGTCTTCCGGGCAGGTCAGCATCGACGGCCGCGCCGTCAGCGGCGTGCAGGAGTCGGTCGGCTACCTGTTCCAGCAGGATGCGCTGCTGCCGTGGAAGACGGCTTACCAGAATGTTGAACTCGGCCTGCGCTTCCGCGGCGTGCCCGAAGCCGAACGCAAGGCCAAGGCCAACGCGTGGTTGGCCAAGGTCGGCCTGGCCGGTTTCGAGCACCGCTACCCGCACCAGCTGTCCGGTGGCCAGCGCAAGCGGGTGCAGATGGCGCAGGCGCTGATCGTCGAGCCGAAGGTGATCCTGATGGATGAACCGTTCTCGGCGCTGGACATCCACACCCGGCACCTGATGCAGAACGAGCTGCTGCGTCTGTGGCAGGAGGACCGGCGCTCGGTGATCCTGATCACCCATGACCTGGAAGAAGCGATCGCCCTGGGGGATCGCGTGGTGGTGCTGTCCTCCGGCCCGGCCAGCCGTGTCGTGCGCAGTTTCGACGTGGATCTGGAACGGCCGCGCAACGTGGCCGAGATCAAGCTGGATGACCGTTTCACCGACCTGTACCGCGACATCTGGGCCTGCCTGCGCGGCGAAGTGGAGAAGAGCTATGCACGCCAAGACTGA
- a CDS encoding ABC transporter substrate-binding protein, which produces MYKQFLMAALCAAGLAAAGCSNSGRAEGATTGSADNAPVRISVGSYNLNNLPFFIADAKGYFKDVGLEVKTENFAQGGSKVLQALVANSTDVAVGFYDHTIQMQAKGKDVVAFVLLSRNSGLVMAGREDATFDPARPETIKGQKVGITAPGSSSDFFVRHFLAQHDIPADSISLIGVGSGAAAVAALEQGKIDLLVNYDPAATLITERKVGRILLDARSDDGARQVYGGLYPTSVMYANQSFLDKRPEAAEKIARAEQMALKFIADNSAEEIVAALPDSYVSGDRATYARAVENARAIFTRYGHFTPADLETPLKVLREFNTDVAKANIDLSRTYTNAFVERANAAAPAAQP; this is translated from the coding sequence ATGTACAAGCAGTTCCTGATGGCCGCGCTGTGCGCGGCCGGCCTGGCCGCGGCCGGGTGCAGCAACAGCGGCCGCGCCGAAGGTGCGACCACAGGCAGCGCTGACAACGCACCGGTGCGCATCAGCGTCGGCTCCTACAACCTCAACAACCTGCCGTTCTTCATCGCCGACGCCAAGGGCTATTTCAAGGATGTCGGTCTCGAAGTGAAGACCGAGAACTTCGCCCAGGGCGGCTCCAAGGTACTGCAGGCGCTGGTGGCCAATTCCACAGATGTGGCCGTCGGCTTCTACGACCACACCATCCAGATGCAGGCCAAGGGCAAGGACGTCGTCGCCTTCGTGCTGCTCTCGCGCAATTCCGGGCTGGTGATGGCCGGCCGTGAGGATGCCACCTTCGATCCGGCCCGGCCGGAAACCATCAAGGGCCAGAAGGTCGGGATCACCGCGCCGGGCTCCTCGTCAGACTTCTTCGTCCGTCACTTCCTCGCCCAGCATGATATTCCGGCCGACAGCATCTCGCTGATCGGCGTCGGCTCCGGCGCCGCAGCGGTTGCCGCCCTGGAGCAGGGCAAGATCGACCTGCTGGTCAACTACGACCCGGCTGCCACCCTGATCACCGAGCGCAAGGTCGGCAGGATCCTCCTCGACGCGCGCAGCGACGACGGCGCCCGCCAGGTCTATGGTGGCCTGTACCCGACCTCGGTGATGTATGCCAACCAGAGCTTCCTGGACAAGCGCCCCGAAGCGGCCGAGAAGATCGCCCGTGCCGAGCAGATGGCATTGAAGTTCATCGCCGACAACAGTGCCGAAGAGATCGTTGCCGCGCTGCCGGACAGCTACGTCTCCGGCGATCGCGCCACCTATGCCCGCGCGGTGGAGAACGCGCGCGCGATCTTTACCCGGTACGGTCACTTCACGCCGGCCGACCTGGAAACCCCACTGAAGGTGCTGCGCGAGTTCAACACGGATGTGGCCAAGGCCAACATCGATCTGTCCAGGACCTACACCAATGCCTTCGTCGAGCGTGCCAACGCTGCGGCGCCGGCGGCCCAACCGTAA
- a CDS encoding LysR family transcriptional regulator, producing MSINCEILDLRAFLLVSETRSFHRAAEILHVSQPALSRRIQKLEQAVGSPLLERTTRSVSTTAVGENLLPLVRRMLEEFDGSLFSLRGREDTRGATVTIACLPTAAFYFLPSVMARFHEAHPNVRFRILDIPATEGLQAVERGEVEFGINFMGANDPNLDFDVLAEDPFVLACRRDHPLARKRKVEWADLAEHQLITVHRTSGNRTLLDGALARENLKLSWHYEVTHLSTSLGMVEAGIGVSVLPKMATPDGDHPTLVTRSIGNPVVSRTIGIVRRRGALLSPTAERFLQMLMSQWRGES from the coding sequence ATGAGCATCAATTGCGAAATTCTCGATCTACGCGCGTTCCTGCTGGTATCAGAGACGCGCAGCTTTCATCGGGCGGCGGAGATCCTGCATGTCTCCCAGCCGGCACTCAGCCGCCGGATCCAGAAGCTGGAGCAGGCCGTGGGTTCGCCGCTGCTGGAGCGGACCACGCGCAGCGTCAGCACCACTGCCGTCGGTGAGAACCTGCTGCCGCTGGTGCGTCGCATGCTGGAGGAATTCGATGGATCACTGTTCTCACTGCGCGGCCGCGAAGACACCCGCGGCGCTACCGTCACCATCGCGTGCCTGCCGACGGCGGCGTTCTACTTCCTGCCCAGCGTGATGGCGCGTTTCCACGAAGCGCATCCCAACGTCCGCTTCCGGATCCTGGATATCCCGGCGACCGAGGGCCTGCAGGCGGTGGAACGTGGCGAAGTCGAGTTCGGCATCAACTTCATGGGCGCCAACGATCCGAATCTCGATTTCGACGTACTGGCCGAAGACCCGTTCGTGCTGGCCTGCCGACGCGACCACCCGCTGGCCCGCAAGCGCAAGGTGGAGTGGGCCGACCTGGCCGAGCATCAGCTGATCACCGTGCATCGCACCAGCGGCAATCGCACGCTGCTGGACGGCGCCCTGGCGCGCGAGAACCTCAAACTGAGCTGGCACTACGAAGTGACCCACCTGTCGACGTCACTGGGCATGGTCGAGGCCGGCATCGGCGTTTCTGTTCTGCCGAAAATGGCGACGCCGGACGGGGATCATCCCACCCTGGTGACGCGCTCGATAGGCAACCCTGTGGTGTCGCGCACGATCGGGATCGTCCGTCGCCGAGGCGCCCTGCTCTCGCCTACTGCGGAACGCTTTCTTCAGATGTTGATGAGCCAGTGGCGCGGGGAGAGCTGA
- a CDS encoding ABC transporter permease yields the protein MHAKTDKFIQLALVVAVFGGWEGGIALGVIDPFFFPSPTAIVQQAWTWLSDTSFYQHVYITLTETALGYIIGTGLGVAGGVWLGLSRRSARILDPFIKGFNAIPRVVLAPIFVLWLGLGLWSKVALAVTLVFFTTFFNAMQGVREVNPVVLANARILGASRSDLLRHVYFPAAASWILSSLRTSVGFAVVGAIIGEYLGASAGLGYLIAQAEGNFNAVGVFAGIIILAAFVLVIDALLDVVENKLITWRPNAQAQATS from the coding sequence ATGCACGCCAAGACTGACAAATTCATCCAGCTGGCCCTGGTAGTCGCCGTTTTCGGCGGCTGGGAAGGCGGTATCGCGCTGGGCGTGATCGATCCGTTCTTCTTCCCTTCGCCGACGGCGATCGTGCAGCAGGCCTGGACCTGGCTGTCCGATACGTCCTTCTACCAGCACGTCTACATCACCCTCACCGAAACCGCGCTGGGCTACATCATCGGCACCGGTCTGGGTGTGGCTGGCGGCGTGTGGCTGGGCCTGAGCCGACGCTCGGCGCGCATCCTCGATCCCTTCATCAAAGGCTTCAACGCAATTCCGCGCGTAGTGCTGGCGCCGATTTTCGTGTTGTGGCTGGGGCTGGGCCTGTGGTCGAAGGTGGCGCTGGCGGTCACCCTGGTGTTCTTCACCACGTTCTTCAATGCCATGCAGGGCGTGCGCGAGGTGAATCCGGTGGTGCTGGCCAATGCCCGCATCCTGGGCGCAAGCCGCAGCGACCTGCTGCGCCATGTCTACTTCCCCGCAGCAGCCAGCTGGATCCTGTCCTCGCTGCGCACCTCGGTGGGCTTCGCGGTGGTCGGCGCGATCATCGGTGAGTACCTCGGGGCCTCGGCGGGCCTGGGTTACCTGATCGCGCAGGCCGAGGGCAACTTCAATGCCGTGGGCGTGTTCGCCGGCATCATCATCCTGGCCGCCTTCGTGCTGGTCATCGACGCCCTGCTGGACGTGGTCGAGAACAAGCTGATCACCTGGCGTCCCAACGCCCAGGCACAGGCCACCAGCTGA